In one window of Synechococcus sp. M16CYN DNA:
- a CDS encoding FAD-dependent oxidoreductase codes for MADHTTDLLVVGAGASGASVAYEAVRRGLSVALLEAGDIGGGTSSRSTKLLHGGVRYLELAFKTFNPAQLKLVKEALIERSHWLKQAPFLARRLTLALPTDNVWGQAYYRIGLGIYDALAGHQGIGSSHLLSRRQLRQALPKLKPCQGAVAYNDGQFDDARLNLLLALTAQRAGVVLRTRCKVMAIERNSVGRVAAAISETINGQQERWNARVIVNAAGPGADTLRHMADPTAPARMLTSRGSHIVLKQNLCQQGLGLLVPSTVDGRVLFMLPFFGRTLVGTTDEVCELGTANVPSSEEEAYLLNYVHQWFPSVTKPEVTSRWAGGRPLLRPSRAGIDKNRIVRDHEVETLPCGLVSVMGGKWTTCRPMAIDTLAAVERQRGRPLPPAKALSLWGSGATVATTYRLLKEQVAQLKALLPDTFSRSAQIAHLQSNYGLQALPLIEAAAPADREPLSDVIPLCEAEVSYAIRAEQARSSTDVLARRCRLAMVDLTEAQRLEPVIEKHLAQSGLATTFASPIDHQLNP; via the coding sequence ATGGCCGATCATACCACTGACTTGCTCGTAGTCGGAGCTGGGGCTAGTGGCGCTAGTGTAGCTTACGAAGCAGTTCGGCGCGGTTTATCCGTTGCGCTCTTAGAGGCTGGAGACATTGGTGGAGGAACCAGCAGTCGCAGTACAAAGCTACTACACGGCGGCGTACGCTATTTGGAACTTGCTTTTAAAACATTCAACCCGGCGCAATTGAAGCTTGTAAAAGAGGCGTTAATAGAACGCAGCCATTGGTTAAAACAAGCCCCGTTTTTAGCCCGACGACTCACCCTAGCACTTCCTACAGATAACGTCTGGGGCCAGGCCTATTACCGCATTGGCCTCGGCATATACGATGCTCTCGCTGGACATCAAGGCATTGGATCCAGCCACTTGCTATCCAGGCGTCAACTAAGGCAAGCCTTACCGAAGTTGAAACCCTGTCAAGGAGCTGTCGCGTACAACGATGGGCAATTCGATGACGCTCGGCTGAACTTGCTATTAGCCCTCACTGCCCAGCGCGCCGGCGTTGTGCTGCGCACCCGCTGCAAAGTAATGGCTATTGAACGCAACAGCGTTGGGCGTGTTGCTGCTGCCATTAGTGAAACCATAAATGGGCAACAAGAACGGTGGAACGCCCGCGTTATTGTGAATGCTGCTGGACCGGGTGCAGATACGCTCCGTCACATGGCTGACCCCACAGCTCCGGCTCGCATGCTCACCAGCCGTGGCAGTCACATCGTACTGAAGCAAAACCTATGTCAACAAGGGCTTGGGCTTCTTGTTCCTTCCACCGTTGACGGAAGGGTCCTATTCATGCTGCCGTTCTTTGGACGTACGTTAGTAGGAACCACAGATGAAGTCTGTGAATTGGGTACGGCCAATGTTCCCTCTTCGGAAGAGGAGGCCTATTTGCTGAATTACGTCCACCAGTGGTTTCCCAGCGTCACAAAACCAGAAGTTACTAGTCGCTGGGCTGGCGGTAGGCCTTTGTTAAGGCCTTCCAGGGCCGGAATAGACAAAAACAGGATAGTACGAGACCACGAAGTGGAGACTCTGCCCTGCGGGTTAGTTAGTGTGATGGGCGGCAAATGGACCACCTGCCGGCCAATGGCGATCGACACCTTGGCTGCCGTGGAGCGGCAGAGGGGGCGGCCTCTTCCTCCTGCTAAAGCTTTATCGCTTTGGGGAAGCGGGGCGACTGTGGCTACCACGTATCGACTCCTAAAAGAACAGGTTGCACAACTGAAAGCTCTCTTGCCAGATACCTTCTCGAGAAGTGCTCAGATTGCTCACCTACAGAGCAACTATGGACTTCAGGCTCTACCGCTCATCGAAGCCGCTGCGCCCGCTGATCGAGAACCCCTCAGCGATGTAATTCCCCTATGTGAAGCCGAGGTTTCCTATGCAATTCGAGCGGAGCAAGCTCGAAGCAGCACCGACGTGCTAGCGCGCCGGTGTCGCCTAGCCATGGTGGATTTGACAGAGGCTCAGCGATTAGAACCAGTTATTGAGAAACATCTAGCTCAGTCGGGGTTGGCGACTACCTTCGCTTCGCCAATCGACCACCAGTTGAATCCATAG
- the glpK gene encoding glycerol kinase GlpK, with translation MAQQTLLLALDQGTSSSRAAVFNPAGDLVASASVSLPIQYPANGWVEQDPLAIWASQQQAQIDLYQKLNDAQRRAIVSCGITNQRETTVLWRRSTGVPCGPALVWQDNRTEAICAEWKCQGLEHDWRQRSGLLLEPYFSASKIRWMLNNHGEAAAAAAADDLCFGTVESWLLWQLTKGKRHGSDFSNASRTLMMDLQQLQWVEDFRCHVGLPANALPELLPCRGDFGEIASGLPFEGLPIQAILGDQQAATLGQLCLQPGDSKCTYGTGAFLVINTGEHIYRSDNGLLSTLGWTDANGVPTYCLEGSLFNAGTVIQWLRDGLEIIERAEQVNDLAEQVSDAGGVMLVPAFTGWGTPHWDPNARGLLVGLTRNSKRGHIARAALEGIALSVATLVELAEQALGRELRELAVDGGAAASNPLLQAQADSTGLTVRRPANTESTARGIALFAGLQAGVIDDLKQLALSRYDGAQLFQPRISADHRRAWRTHWNDALARSLNWNGRSYH, from the coding sequence ATGGCACAGCAGACCCTCCTGTTAGCTCTAGACCAAGGCACCAGTAGCTCCCGAGCCGCTGTATTCAATCCAGCAGGTGATCTTGTCGCGAGCGCCAGCGTGTCATTACCAATCCAATACCCAGCAAATGGTTGGGTAGAGCAGGATCCGCTCGCGATCTGGGCCAGCCAACAGCAAGCCCAGATCGACCTTTATCAAAAGCTGAATGACGCCCAGCGCCGAGCAATTGTGAGTTGTGGCATCACAAACCAAAGGGAAACAACAGTGTTATGGCGGCGCAGTACCGGTGTTCCCTGCGGACCAGCACTGGTGTGGCAAGACAATCGCACTGAGGCGATTTGTGCAGAATGGAAATGCCAAGGTTTGGAACACGACTGGCGCCAACGTTCCGGATTGCTACTGGAACCCTATTTCAGCGCTAGCAAGATCCGTTGGATGCTGAACAACCATGGGGAAGCTGCTGCAGCCGCAGCTGCAGACGACCTCTGCTTTGGCACGGTGGAGTCGTGGCTGCTCTGGCAACTCACCAAGGGAAAACGGCACGGTAGCGATTTTAGCAATGCCAGCCGCACACTGATGATGGACCTCCAGCAACTTCAGTGGGTTGAAGATTTTCGCTGCCATGTCGGGCTGCCAGCCAACGCTTTACCTGAGCTGCTTCCTTGCCGCGGAGACTTTGGGGAAATCGCCTCAGGCTTGCCGTTTGAAGGACTTCCGATTCAAGCGATATTGGGTGATCAGCAGGCGGCAACTCTGGGGCAACTCTGCTTGCAACCTGGTGACAGCAAATGTACTTATGGCACTGGTGCCTTTCTCGTGATCAACACTGGAGAACATATTTATCGGTCTGATAACGGACTACTGAGTACTCTGGGATGGACCGACGCAAACGGGGTTCCCACTTACTGCCTTGAAGGCAGTCTCTTTAATGCTGGCACTGTAATTCAGTGGCTTCGTGACGGTTTAGAAATCATTGAGCGAGCAGAACAGGTGAACGACCTCGCTGAACAGGTTTCCGATGCTGGCGGCGTAATGTTAGTGCCAGCCTTTACTGGTTGGGGAACACCTCATTGGGATCCTAATGCTCGAGGTTTACTAGTCGGCCTTACTCGCAATAGCAAACGCGGTCACATTGCTAGAGCTGCATTGGAAGGAATCGCTTTATCCGTAGCTACACTGGTGGAACTTGCTGAGCAAGCACTCGGCCGTGAGTTAAGGGAGCTCGCCGTCGACGGCGGTGCAGCAGCATCCAATCCGCTTCTACAGGCCCAGGCCGACAGCACAGGTCTAACTGTACGACGCCCCGCCAATACAGAAAGCACTGCGCGAGGTATTGCTCTGTTCGCGGGCCTGCAAGCTGGAGTCATTGACGACTTGAAACAACTGGCCTTAAGTCGGTATGATGGGGCTCAGCTGTTTCAACCGCGTATCAGCGCTGATCATAGACGCGCCTGGCGGACACATTGGAATGATGCTTTAGCTCGTAGCTTAAACTGGAATGGCCGATCATACCACTGA
- a CDS encoding glycoside hydrolase family 13 protein: MKFDTLFSNPPVWVATSVIYQIFPDRFRRSNRVETQKNLFLKSWGSNPEDDGFQGGDLYGVIDGLDHLQAMGINCIYLTPIFSSAANHRYHVYDYFQVDPLLGGNAALISLITEVHQRDMRLVLDGVFNHCGRGFWAFHHLAENGKSSPYRSWFHVHQWPIRPYPSKGEDCGYKCWWGLPGLPKFNHADPGVREYLLAVGRYWLECGIDGWRLDDPAEVPEDFWVAFRQEVRKVNSQAWILGEIWGDARPWLQGEHFDSVTNYRLGWSSLCWAAGDRLCQNYQNPEYPLSPISGKKLIEIWHTTAGWYRPEINRAQMNLLDSHDVPRALHTLQGDVKALKLSLLLLFLHPGAPCIYYGTEIGLNGGPNASHSNGPEPYCREAFPWDQLWDVDLCNYVRRLKQLRDSRLNCGQGPLVWQVAGLDSLVASSVGWQIWINRSRESGVALPKQTEIQESFCGTCCDGTLGVQSAVLITATNCCRVES; encoded by the coding sequence GTGAAGTTTGACACATTGTTTTCCAATCCACCGGTTTGGGTTGCCACTTCGGTGATCTACCAGATTTTTCCTGATCGTTTTCGCCGTAGCAATCGAGTCGAAACCCAGAAGAATCTATTTCTCAAATCTTGGGGCTCTAATCCTGAAGATGATGGTTTTCAAGGAGGAGATCTGTATGGAGTAATCGATGGCTTAGATCATCTTCAGGCCATGGGTATTAATTGCATCTACCTTACGCCGATCTTTAGTTCAGCGGCCAACCATCGCTACCACGTCTACGACTACTTCCAAGTTGATCCGTTATTGGGTGGCAATGCGGCATTGATCTCCTTAATTACCGAGGTTCATCAACGCGACATGCGACTGGTACTTGACGGTGTATTCAATCATTGCGGCCGTGGCTTTTGGGCATTTCACCATCTTGCTGAAAACGGGAAGTCATCACCCTATCGGAGTTGGTTTCATGTGCACCAGTGGCCGATTCGACCTTACCCATCAAAAGGGGAAGATTGCGGATATAAGTGCTGGTGGGGTTTGCCAGGTCTACCCAAGTTCAATCATGCCGATCCTGGGGTGCGTGAGTATTTGCTGGCGGTGGGTCGCTACTGGCTAGAGTGCGGGATCGATGGTTGGCGGCTTGACGATCCGGCAGAAGTACCCGAAGACTTTTGGGTTGCTTTTCGACAAGAGGTACGAAAGGTTAATTCGCAGGCCTGGATCTTGGGTGAAATATGGGGTGACGCGCGACCTTGGCTTCAGGGCGAGCACTTTGATAGTGTGACGAACTACCGTCTGGGTTGGAGTAGCCTTTGTTGGGCGGCCGGTGATCGATTATGTCAGAACTATCAAAATCCTGAATATCCCCTTAGTCCCATAAGCGGTAAAAAGTTAATAGAGATTTGGCATACAACGGCTGGTTGGTATCGGCCCGAGATCAATCGGGCTCAAATGAATCTCCTGGACAGCCACGATGTTCCAAGGGCACTACACACCCTCCAAGGCGACGTGAAGGCCCTAAAGTTATCGCTGCTTTTGCTCTTTCTTCATCCGGGAGCTCCCTGCATCTATTACGGCACCGAAATCGGCCTTAACGGTGGACCAAACGCCAGCCATTCGAATGGTCCGGAACCGTATTGTCGGGAAGCCTTTCCCTGGGATCAATTATGGGATGTTGACCTTTGCAACTACGTACGACGCCTCAAACAGTTGCGCGACAGCCGGCTCAACTGTGGTCAGGGGCCCCTTGTTTGGCAAGTAGCCGGGTTGGATAGTTTGGTAGCTTCCTCAGTAGGTTGGCAAATCTGGATTAATCGTAGCCGAGAGTCTGGAGTGGCGCTGCCAAAGCAAACCGAGATTCAGGAGTCGTTCTGCGGCACGTGCTGTGATGGCACTTTGGGTGTGCAGAGCGCTGTTTTAATTACAGCTACTAACTGTTGCAGAGTTGAGAGTTAA
- the aroQ gene encoding type II 3-dehydroquinate dehydratase has product MHVLLVNGPNLNLLGQREPGIYGCDTLATIEAELTVEAQADGIKLACFQSNFEGALVERIHQAMGVSQGILINAGAYTHTSIAIRDALTGVAIPFVELHLSNTYAREPFRHRSYLSDQAVGIVSGFGSKNYSLALQGLTHYLRRNG; this is encoded by the coding sequence ATGCACGTTTTGCTTGTTAACGGTCCGAATCTCAATCTGCTTGGGCAGCGGGAACCTGGGATATACGGTTGCGATACTCTGGCTACAATTGAGGCAGAGCTAACTGTTGAGGCCCAGGCGGATGGGATTAAACTGGCTTGCTTCCAGAGCAACTTTGAGGGAGCGCTTGTTGAGCGAATTCATCAAGCCATGGGCGTTAGTCAGGGAATCCTGATTAACGCAGGTGCTTACACCCATACGTCAATTGCGATTCGCGATGCTTTAACTGGCGTGGCTATCCCTTTTGTGGAGCTGCACTTAAGCAATACTTATGCAAGAGAGCCATTTCGCCATCGTTCATATCTGTCAGATCAAGCTGTTGGAATAGTGAGCGGATTTGGTTCTAAGAATTACTCGTTGGCACTGCAGGGCTTGACTCACTACTTGCGGCGCAATGGGTAA
- a CDS encoding DnaJ C-terminal domain-containing protein, which translates to MAGSGYKDYFQVLGVDRSVDSEGVKRAFRKLARQYHPDVNPGNQAAEERFKEISEAYEVLSDSDKRRRYEQFGQYWNQVGGTGGRAPGVDVDFGRYGNFDDFINDLLGRFGGSGGTPGFQGGGFPGVGFPRGGQAARSPANLDAEASVRITFTEAYRGGERTLSVNNERVQVRIPAGVRDGSRLRLRGKGNLQPGTGRRGDLYLSLTIKPHAIWRFDGDQLCANLPVSFDELALGGVVTVMTLDGEVQVSIPARTPPGRSLRLKNKGWPLKNGRGDLLLTLSLDMPKSWNAKEQQLLEQLRLQRSTNPRHDWLRSATL; encoded by the coding sequence ATGGCAGGTAGCGGATACAAAGATTATTTCCAGGTGCTTGGCGTCGATCGTTCGGTTGACTCCGAGGGCGTAAAGCGAGCGTTTCGGAAGTTGGCACGTCAGTACCACCCCGATGTAAATCCTGGCAATCAAGCGGCTGAAGAGCGCTTTAAAGAGATCAGCGAGGCGTATGAAGTCTTGTCTGATTCAGACAAGCGTCGCCGTTATGAACAGTTTGGTCAATATTGGAACCAGGTGGGTGGGACAGGAGGTCGTGCCCCTGGTGTGGATGTTGATTTCGGTCGTTACGGTAACTTTGACGACTTCATTAATGACCTACTCGGCCGTTTCGGGGGTTCCGGAGGTACACCTGGATTTCAGGGTGGTGGATTTCCCGGGGTCGGATTCCCGCGTGGAGGTCAGGCAGCACGTTCGCCGGCGAATCTTGATGCTGAAGCCTCTGTGAGGATCACATTTACGGAGGCTTATCGGGGTGGAGAGCGTACGTTGTCAGTAAATAACGAGCGGGTTCAGGTTCGTATTCCGGCAGGTGTACGTGATGGATCGCGTCTACGTCTTAGAGGCAAAGGTAATCTGCAACCCGGGACAGGTCGCCGTGGCGACCTCTACCTCAGTCTTACGATCAAGCCACACGCGATCTGGCGCTTTGACGGAGATCAACTTTGCGCAAATTTACCAGTGAGTTTCGATGAACTGGCTCTTGGTGGGGTGGTTACCGTAATGACTCTGGATGGAGAGGTTCAGGTGTCTATTCCAGCGAGGACTCCCCCTGGCCGTAGTCTTCGACTAAAGAATAAAGGCTGGCCTCTCAAAAATGGCCGCGGCGATCTCCTGTTGACGCTCTCACTAGATATGCCCAAGTCATGGAATGCAAAAGAACAGCAGTTGCTGGAGCAGTTGCGACTGCAGCGTTCCACTAATCCTCGCCATGATTGGTTACGCTCCGCCACTCTTTGA
- the hemB gene encoding porphobilinogen synthase has protein sequence MELTYRPRRLRRTPALRSIVREHALSVTDFIYPLFVHEADTVEPVDAMPGTSRWSISGLVSEVQRAWDLGVRCIVLFPKVPKELKTQDGAECLNEDGLIPRTIRRIKQAVPQMIIMTDVALDPYSCDGHDGIVSEAGIILNDETVEQLCRQALVQARAGADLIGPSDMMDGRVGAIREALDNEGFAHVGILSYTAKYSSAYYGPFREALDSAPSPEISKPIPENKDTYQMDPANAREAIVEARLDEQEGADIIMVKPGLAYLDIIRCLREESTLPIAAYNVSGEYSMVKAAAERGWINEKAVVLETLLSFKRAGADLILTYHACDAAVWLKED, from the coding sequence ATGGAGCTCACCTATCGCCCCCGCCGTTTGCGTCGTACACCGGCACTGCGCTCCATAGTGCGCGAACACGCTCTTTCTGTTACTGACTTCATTTATCCGCTCTTCGTTCATGAAGCTGATACAGTGGAGCCCGTTGATGCTATGCCCGGCACTAGCCGATGGAGCATTTCTGGACTTGTTAGTGAAGTACAGCGCGCCTGGGACTTGGGTGTGCGTTGTATCGTACTGTTTCCTAAGGTCCCCAAGGAGCTTAAAACCCAAGATGGTGCGGAATGCTTGAACGAGGATGGTTTGATCCCTCGAACGATTCGTCGAATTAAGCAGGCGGTTCCCCAAATGATCATTATGACGGACGTCGCCTTGGACCCTTATTCCTGCGATGGTCATGATGGAATCGTGAGTGAGGCTGGGATAATCCTTAATGATGAGACAGTTGAACAACTTTGCAGACAAGCTCTCGTTCAAGCTCGTGCTGGTGCTGATTTAATCGGCCCAAGTGACATGATGGATGGGCGAGTAGGTGCCATTCGCGAAGCCCTAGATAACGAGGGTTTCGCCCACGTTGGCATTCTTAGCTATACTGCTAAATATTCTTCAGCTTATTATGGCCCCTTTCGAGAGGCCCTTGACTCGGCACCTAGTCCTGAGATTTCCAAGCCGATTCCGGAGAACAAAGACACATATCAGATGGACCCAGCCAATGCTCGCGAGGCCATTGTCGAAGCTCGACTCGATGAACAAGAAGGTGCTGACATCATTATGGTGAAACCTGGCCTGGCTTATCTGGACATTATTCGTTGTCTTCGCGAAGAGTCCACGCTACCGATTGCAGCGTACAACGTGAGTGGTGAGTATTCAATGGTAAAGGCGGCGGCCGAACGGGGCTGGATTAATGAAAAAGCTGTGGTTTTGGAAACTTTGCTTAGCTTTAAACGAGCCGGTGCTGATTTGATTCTCACGTATCACGCTTGCGATGCAGCTGTTTGGTTAAAGGAGGACTGA
- a CDS encoding VOC family protein: MLSVDRLGHVAIRVEDVERAVTFYQGLGMRLVWKADDWCYLETEKGRYGLALLGPKYKAAGPHFAFHFRDRAEVDAVHDRLMAQGAHVGRVHDHRDGTASFYLKDSEGNWLEMLYEPPGGIPSNCS, from the coding sequence GTGCTTTCTGTCGATCGCCTTGGTCATGTAGCTATTCGCGTTGAGGATGTAGAGCGCGCGGTAACTTTTTATCAAGGACTAGGCATGCGATTAGTTTGGAAGGCTGATGACTGGTGTTATCTCGAAACAGAAAAAGGTCGTTATGGGCTCGCGTTGCTCGGACCAAAATACAAGGCAGCAGGCCCTCATTTTGCTTTTCACTTCCGTGATCGTGCCGAAGTCGATGCTGTCCACGATCGACTCATGGCACAGGGAGCTCACGTGGGTAGGGTGCACGATCACCGGGACGGGACTGCTTCATTTTACTTAAAGGACTCTGAAGGTAATTGGCTCGAAATGCTTTATGAACCCCCCGGTGGTATTCCCTCCAACTGCAGTTGA
- a CDS encoding endonuclease MutS2: MNPPVVFPPTAVDSVDGWDRQAFLETLELLEWHLVCEHLASFASTRMGIEAARTAPLPSSLAITLRRQAETAEIAVLDELIEGGLSFRGIQDLKPVLSRCSKGGVAAGEELLTVAETLAASRRLRYQIDDRELRPVCSALVEAMVTLPGLEQRLKFSLEEGGRVADRASASLAALRQRRHVLRQERRDKLQALLNSCASFLQDSVIAERQSRPVLAVKAGAVGQVPGQVHDSSASGNTVFIEPRSVLSIGNQLVDLEARINEEEQRVLGKLSALIAADELVLKTLVDSLLTLDLALARGRYGRWLGGTCPRLEDTPDAPFQLNNLRHPLLVWQQKRSGGPAVVPISVDVSSWLRVVTITGPNTGGKSVSLKSVGLAALMARAGMFLPCSGQPSLPWCAQVLADIGDEQSLQQSLSTFGGHVKRISRILEALQSGPAPALVLLDEVGAGTDPSEGTALATALLKALADRARLTIATTHFNELKALKYNDTRFENASVAFNAETLSPTYELLWGIPGRSNALAVATCLGLDPMVLEQARALLAPTPESEVNSVIQGLEEQRQRQQTAAEDAAALLARTELLHEELLLCWHKQKQQTALYEEQGRQRLEHAIREGQKEVRSLIRRLRDDSADGETARQVGQRLRKIEGYYRPNREKSTSRSVWRPKVGDRIRLLALGKAAEVLSMSDNGLQLTVRCGVMRTTVDIGLVESLDGRKPEPFPPPVVKVKARPQAAGGAQVRTTHNTLDVRGMRVHEAEASVEERLRNANGPIWVIHGIGTGRLKRGLRTWLGTVPYVERVVDARNEDGGPGCSVIWVY, translated from the coding sequence ATGAACCCCCCGGTGGTATTCCCTCCAACTGCAGTTGACAGCGTAGATGGCTGGGATCGTCAGGCTTTCCTCGAAACCCTTGAATTATTGGAGTGGCATTTAGTTTGTGAGCATCTGGCTAGTTTTGCTAGCACGCGTATGGGCATCGAGGCGGCTCGGACAGCGCCCCTGCCATCTTCTTTAGCCATAACGTTGCGACGTCAGGCAGAGACAGCCGAAATAGCGGTGTTGGACGAACTCATAGAGGGCGGACTCAGCTTTCGAGGGATACAAGATTTAAAGCCAGTGCTTTCGCGCTGTAGTAAGGGTGGTGTGGCTGCCGGGGAGGAACTCTTGACGGTAGCGGAGACCCTGGCTGCCTCCAGGAGACTTCGCTATCAAATTGATGATCGTGAGTTACGCCCAGTGTGCTCGGCACTGGTTGAAGCGATGGTAACTCTGCCTGGTTTGGAACAACGACTGAAGTTCTCTCTGGAGGAGGGAGGCCGCGTTGCGGACCGAGCCAGCGCTTCTCTGGCCGCTTTACGTCAACGTCGGCATGTATTGCGCCAAGAGCGTCGAGACAAGCTTCAGGCTCTTTTAAACAGCTGCGCCTCATTCCTACAGGATTCGGTGATTGCGGAGCGTCAAAGTCGGCCAGTTTTAGCAGTTAAGGCTGGTGCAGTCGGCCAAGTGCCAGGACAAGTTCATGACAGTTCAGCATCAGGCAACACTGTGTTCATTGAGCCTCGCTCAGTGTTGAGTATCGGCAATCAATTAGTTGATTTGGAGGCACGGATTAACGAAGAAGAGCAGCGAGTTTTAGGTAAGCTGAGTGCATTAATCGCGGCAGATGAGTTAGTCCTCAAAACCCTTGTTGATAGTTTACTGACCCTGGATTTGGCTTTGGCTCGTGGGCGTTACGGTCGTTGGCTAGGTGGAACTTGCCCAAGGCTAGAAGACACACCAGACGCCCCATTCCAACTAAACAATCTACGCCATCCTTTACTGGTCTGGCAGCAAAAACGGTCCGGAGGTCCCGCAGTGGTGCCAATCAGCGTGGATGTGTCGTCATGGCTGAGAGTTGTGACGATTACTGGGCCGAACACCGGAGGGAAAAGTGTTAGCCTCAAGAGTGTGGGACTCGCAGCTCTTATGGCTAGAGCTGGGATGTTTCTTCCCTGTTCTGGCCAACCTTCATTGCCATGGTGTGCTCAAGTCTTAGCTGACATAGGCGACGAGCAATCTCTTCAGCAGAGTCTATCCACCTTCGGTGGCCATGTTAAGCGTATTAGTCGCATTTTGGAGGCGCTTCAATCTGGCCCGGCTCCTGCTTTGGTGCTTTTAGATGAAGTAGGCGCAGGAACCGACCCCAGCGAGGGTACTGCGCTGGCTACCGCTTTGCTCAAGGCTTTAGCCGATCGGGCCCGGCTCACCATTGCTACAACCCATTTTAATGAACTTAAGGCTCTTAAGTACAACGATACTCGTTTCGAGAATGCTTCAGTGGCATTCAATGCTGAGACTCTGTCTCCGACATACGAGCTCCTTTGGGGAATCCCCGGCCGTAGTAACGCTTTGGCCGTCGCTACGTGCTTAGGTCTTGATCCAATGGTCTTGGAGCAAGCGCGAGCTCTGTTGGCACCGACACCTGAGAGCGAGGTAAACTCAGTGATTCAAGGACTGGAAGAACAGCGTCAACGTCAGCAAACCGCAGCGGAAGACGCTGCAGCTCTTTTAGCTCGTACGGAGCTACTGCACGAGGAGTTGCTTTTGTGCTGGCACAAGCAAAAGCAGCAGACGGCCTTATATGAAGAGCAGGGACGCCAGCGCCTGGAGCACGCAATTCGTGAAGGACAAAAGGAAGTGCGTTCTCTGATCCGACGCTTACGGGATGACAGCGCTGATGGCGAAACAGCGCGACAAGTGGGTCAACGGTTACGCAAGATTGAAGGTTATTATCGTCCAAATCGTGAGAAAAGTACGTCGAGATCTGTCTGGCGTCCTAAAGTAGGAGATAGGATTAGGCTGCTTGCTTTGGGGAAAGCAGCGGAAGTTTTGTCTATGTCAGATAATGGTCTACAGCTTACAGTTCGTTGCGGTGTAATGCGGACAACCGTAGACATTGGCTTGGTCGAAAGCTTGGATGGTAGGAAGCCAGAACCGTTTCCACCGCCGGTAGTGAAGGTAAAGGCTCGTCCTCAAGCAGCAGGAGGAGCACAGGTTCGAACGACCCATAATACCCTGGATGTTCGCGGTATGCGTGTGCACGAGGCCGAGGCAAGCGTCGAAGAACGGCTTCGGAATGCCAATGGTCCAATTTGGGTTATTCATGGAATAGGTACAGGCAGGCTTAAGCGAGGATTACGGACCTGGCTGGGTACCGTCCCTTATGTAGAACGTGTGGTTGATGCTAGAAACGAGGATGGAGGTCCCGGTTGCAGCGTCATTTGGGTATATTGA